The Caulobacter sp. FWC26 genome contains a region encoding:
- a CDS encoding helix-turn-helix transcriptional regulator: MVQQSAARLDVSFAALSDPTRRGVLEHLGRGEASITDLAERFGMTLTGMKKHVSLLEEAGLVITQKVGRVRLCRLQDGGLEAEAAWIERYRQRWALRFDALDEIVENLKQRDIANGRKE; encoded by the coding sequence ATGGTTCAGCAAAGCGCCGCCCGCCTTGATGTGTCTTTCGCCGCCCTGTCGGATCCGACGCGCCGGGGCGTGCTGGAGCACCTGGGGCGAGGGGAGGCCTCGATCACGGATCTGGCGGAGCGGTTCGGCATGACCCTGACGGGCATGAAGAAGCACGTCAGTCTGCTTGAGGAGGCGGGGCTGGTGATTACCCAGAAGGTCGGACGCGTCAGGCTCTGTCGCCTACAGGACGGCGGCCTCGAGGCTGAAGCCGCTTGGATCGAGCGGTATCGCCAGCGCTGGGCGCTACGGTTCGATGCGCTCGACGAGATCGTCGAGAACTTGAAGCAGAGGGACATCGCGAATGGCCGGAAAGAATGA
- a CDS encoding YccF domain-containing protein, which produces MIRFILNVLWLIFGGLLTGLGWLLAGVILAITIVGLPYAGAAWRIAGFAFWPFGKEIVSRQIVTGQKDLGTGPIGAVLNVIWFLLAGWWLALSHLLVAVAEAISIIGIPFAIKDLQLARIALAPIGVAVVKR; this is translated from the coding sequence ATGATCCGCTTCATCCTGAACGTTCTCTGGCTCATCTTCGGCGGTTTGCTGACCGGTCTTGGCTGGCTGCTGGCCGGCGTCATCCTGGCGATCACCATCGTGGGTCTGCCCTATGCCGGCGCGGCCTGGCGGATCGCCGGCTTCGCCTTCTGGCCCTTCGGCAAGGAGATCGTCAGCCGTCAGATCGTCACGGGCCAGAAAGACCTCGGCACGGGACCGATCGGCGCTGTGCTGAACGTGATCTGGTTCCTGCTCGCCGGCTGGTGGTTGGCGCTGAGCCATCTGCTGGTCGCGGTGGCTGAGGCGATCAGCATCATCGGCATCCCCTTCGCCATCAAGGACCTGCAGTTGGCGCGCATCGCCCTGGCGCCGATCGGCGTCGCGGTGGTCAAGCGGTAG
- a CDS encoding tRNA1(Val) (adenine(37)-N6)-methyltransferase, whose amino-acid sequence MNDAGVTEDRVLDGRVRLRQAPDGYRPGMDAALLAATCDAGPGQRVLEPGCGVGGALLAAATRRPEAIFHGVERDAAAATLAAENIALNDLSSRVSISTGDVEAGFRALGLPAFDAVMANPPYFDDPSVLRAPSPAKSGAWMADGGLVAWTAFCLKAVREGGTITLIHRADRLADILDLLAPKAGSFRIRPVAPFVDAPAKRVIVRAIKTGKAPLVLLPPLVMHDREGGKHAARAEAILRGALDLSW is encoded by the coding sequence TTGAACGACGCAGGCGTGACCGAGGATCGAGTTCTGGACGGCCGGGTACGGCTCCGTCAGGCGCCTGATGGTTACAGGCCCGGCATGGACGCCGCCCTGTTGGCGGCGACTTGCGACGCGGGGCCTGGTCAGCGTGTGCTCGAGCCCGGCTGCGGCGTCGGCGGAGCGTTGCTGGCGGCGGCGACTCGCCGCCCGGAGGCGATCTTCCACGGCGTCGAGCGCGACGCGGCGGCCGCCACGCTCGCCGCCGAGAATATTGCGCTGAATGATCTATCCTCGAGAGTCAGCATCTCGACCGGCGATGTCGAAGCGGGATTTCGCGCGCTGGGCCTGCCGGCCTTCGACGCGGTGATGGCCAACCCGCCCTATTTCGATGACCCAAGCGTCCTGCGCGCGCCCTCCCCCGCCAAGAGCGGCGCATGGATGGCGGACGGCGGACTGGTCGCCTGGACAGCCTTCTGTCTGAAGGCGGTGCGCGAGGGAGGGACGATCACCCTGATCCATCGCGCCGATCGCTTGGCCGATATTCTGGACCTCCTGGCGCCCAAGGCCGGATCATTCCGAATTCGCCCGGTGGCCCCTTTCGTTGACGCGCCCGCCAAGCGGGTGATCGTGCGCGCGATCAAGACTGGCAAAGCGCCGCTGGTCCTTCTGCCGCCTTTGGTCATGCACGATCGCGAGGGCGGCAAACATGCCGCGCGAGCCGAGGCGATTCTGCGCGGTGCGCTCGACCTGTCTTGGTAA
- the ilvC gene encoding ketol-acid reductoisomerase: protein MRVYYDRDADLARILDRKIAIVGYGSQGHAHALNLRDSGIKNVAVALRAGSPTAKKAEGEGLKVMTVAEAAAWADLIMILAPDEHQAAIYKNEIAPNIRDGAALLFAHGLNVHFGLIEPKNTIDVLMVAPKGPGHTVRGEYQKGGGVPCLIAVHHNATGNALDLGLAYASAIGGGRSGIIETNFREECETDLFGEQAVLCGGTVELVRAGFETLVEAGYAPEMAYFECLHELKLIVDLMYEGGIANMNYSISNTAEYGEYVTGPRIITPETKAEMKRVLEDIQSGKFVRDFMLENAVGQPSFKATRRRSAEHQIEEVGARLRGMMPWIAKNKLVDQAKN from the coding sequence ATGCGCGTGTACTACGACCGCGATGCTGATCTGGCCCGTATCCTGGACCGGAAGATCGCCATCGTAGGCTATGGCAGCCAGGGCCATGCCCACGCGCTCAACCTTCGGGACTCGGGCATCAAGAATGTGGCCGTCGCTCTGCGCGCCGGCTCGCCGACCGCCAAGAAGGCCGAAGGCGAAGGCCTGAAGGTCATGACGGTGGCTGAAGCTGCCGCCTGGGCCGACCTGATCATGATCCTGGCGCCCGACGAGCATCAGGCCGCGATCTACAAGAACGAAATCGCCCCCAACATCCGTGACGGCGCGGCCCTGCTGTTCGCCCACGGCCTGAACGTCCACTTCGGCCTGATCGAGCCGAAGAACACCATCGACGTGCTGATGGTCGCGCCGAAGGGCCCGGGCCACACCGTTCGCGGCGAGTACCAGAAGGGTGGCGGCGTGCCGTGCCTGATCGCGGTGCACCACAACGCCACGGGCAACGCTCTCGACCTCGGCCTGGCCTATGCCAGCGCTATCGGCGGCGGCCGCTCGGGCATCATCGAGACCAACTTCCGCGAAGAGTGCGAGACCGACCTCTTCGGCGAACAGGCCGTGCTGTGCGGCGGCACGGTCGAGCTGGTCCGCGCCGGCTTCGAAACCCTGGTGGAAGCCGGCTACGCGCCGGAAATGGCCTATTTCGAGTGCCTGCACGAACTGAAGCTGATCGTCGACCTCATGTACGAAGGCGGCATCGCCAACATGAACTACTCGATCTCGAACACGGCCGAGTACGGCGAGTACGTGACGGGTCCGCGCATCATCACGCCGGAGACCAAGGCCGAGATGAAGCGCGTGCTGGAAGACATCCAGTCGGGCAAGTTCGTGCGTGACTTCATGCTGGAGAACGCCGTTGGCCAGCCCAGCTTCAAGGCCACGCGTCGTCGTTCGGCCGAGCATCAGATCGAAGAGGTCGGCGCTCGCCTGCGCGGCATGATGCCTTGGATCGCTAAGAACAAACTGGTCGATCAAGCCAAGAACTAA
- a CDS encoding cytochrome c, translated as MHLGIGLSLALSSLLLGPTSVGQAASSPDPVARGKAIVLRDCSGCHAVGTAGDSPNPKAPPFRTLQERYDVEALAEGLAEGLTVGHGPMPEWTFPPDDVTAIVAYMKSIQTRSGGPTTPPSDPRP; from the coding sequence ATGCATTTGGGGATCGGTCTGAGCCTTGCGCTATCGAGCCTGCTGTTAGGACCGACATCCGTTGGTCAAGCCGCGTCGTCTCCCGATCCCGTCGCCAGGGGCAAGGCGATCGTCTTGCGCGACTGTTCTGGCTGCCACGCCGTGGGGACCGCAGGGGACAGCCCCAATCCCAAGGCGCCTCCGTTTCGGACGCTTCAGGAGCGCTATGATGTCGAGGCGCTCGCGGAGGGTCTGGCCGAAGGCCTGACCGTCGGCCATGGCCCTATGCCCGAGTGGACCTTTCCGCCTGACGACGTTACCGCCATCGTGGCCTATATGAAGTCGATCCAGACCCGTAGCGGCGGGCCGACGACGCCCCCGTCCGACCCGCGCCCCTGA
- a CDS encoding DUF1697 domain-containing protein, which yields MSPYLALPRSINTGKRKVLKDDLLGVARDLGFTSAKTYLASGNLVLWGDHEGGLVLEKALEDALEARMGLRTDFMVRSPAELRAIIHGNPFKAEALDHPSHVIVNFLKRPLPAEDETILREAITGPERFVVGARELYLDFPISMADSVLDRDWKKTKRSPVGTTRNWNTVMALAGMMDA from the coding sequence ATGAGCCCCTATTTGGCGCTGCCCCGTTCAATCAATACCGGCAAGCGCAAGGTGCTTAAAGACGACCTGCTGGGCGTCGCGCGGGATCTAGGCTTCACGAGCGCCAAGACCTATCTGGCGAGCGGCAATCTCGTCCTGTGGGGCGACCACGAGGGCGGGCTGGTACTGGAGAAGGCGCTGGAGGACGCGCTCGAGGCGCGGATGGGTCTTAGGACCGACTTCATGGTGCGATCGCCCGCCGAGCTACGAGCGATCATCCACGGCAATCCGTTCAAGGCCGAGGCTCTTGACCATCCCAGCCACGTGATCGTCAATTTCCTGAAGAGGCCGCTGCCGGCCGAAGACGAGACGATCCTGCGCGAAGCGATCACGGGGCCGGAACGCTTTGTTGTCGGCGCCCGAGAGCTCTATCTGGACTTCCCGATCAGCATGGCCGACTCGGTGTTGGATCGGGACTGGAAGAAGACCAAGCGTTCGCCCGTCGGGACGACGCGGAACTGGAACACTGTGATGGCTCTGGCCGGGATGATGGACGCGTGA
- the fumC gene encoding class II fumarate hydratase, translating into MTATRIETDTFGPIEVAADRYWGAQAQRSLGNFKIGWEKQPLPVVRALGIVKRAAAEANLALGKLDPKIAETIIAAANEVIEGKLNDHFPLVVWQTGSGTQSNMNANEVISNRAIEMLGGEMGSKKPVHPNDHVNMSQSSNDTFPTAMHIACAEQVVHDLIPALKHLHKALAAKAAEWKDIIKIGRTHTQDATPLTLGQEFGGYAQQIENGIARIESTLPMLMQLAQGGTAVGTGLNAPVGFAELVAEKIAGITGLGFTTAPNKFEALAAHDAMVFTHGAINTVAASLFKIANDIRFLGSGPRAGLGELALPENEPGSSIMPGKVNPTQSEALTQVCAQVFGNHSTLTFAGSQGHFELNVFNPVMAYNFLQSVRLVADAAISFTDNCVVGIEPRVDNIKKGVENSLMLVTALNGKLGYDACAKIAKTAHKNGTTLREEAVGGGYLTNEEFDQYVRPEKMISPG; encoded by the coding sequence ATGACCGCCACGCGTATCGAGACCGACACCTTTGGCCCGATCGAAGTCGCCGCCGACCGCTACTGGGGCGCGCAAGCCCAGCGCAGCCTGGGCAACTTCAAGATCGGCTGGGAAAAGCAGCCGCTGCCCGTCGTTCGCGCCCTGGGCATCGTCAAGCGCGCCGCCGCCGAGGCTAACCTCGCCCTGGGCAAGCTGGACCCGAAGATCGCCGAGACGATCATCGCCGCCGCCAATGAAGTGATCGAAGGCAAGCTGAACGACCACTTCCCGCTGGTCGTCTGGCAGACCGGCTCGGGCACCCAGTCGAACATGAACGCGAACGAGGTCATCTCGAACCGCGCCATCGAGATGCTGGGCGGCGAGATGGGTAGCAAGAAGCCTGTCCACCCGAACGACCACGTCAACATGAGCCAGTCGTCGAACGACACCTTCCCGACGGCCATGCACATCGCCTGCGCCGAGCAGGTGGTCCATGACCTGATCCCGGCCCTCAAGCACCTGCACAAGGCCCTGGCCGCCAAGGCCGCCGAGTGGAAGGACATCATCAAGATCGGCCGCACCCACACCCAGGACGCCACCCCGCTGACGCTGGGCCAGGAGTTCGGCGGCTACGCCCAGCAGATCGAGAACGGCATCGCCCGGATCGAGAGCACCCTGCCGATGCTGATGCAGCTGGCCCAAGGCGGCACCGCCGTCGGCACCGGCCTGAACGCCCCGGTGGGCTTCGCCGAGCTGGTGGCCGAAAAGATCGCCGGCATCACCGGCCTTGGCTTCACCACCGCCCCGAACAAGTTCGAGGCCCTGGCCGCCCACGACGCGATGGTCTTCACCCACGGCGCGATCAACACGGTCGCCGCCTCGCTGTTCAAGATCGCCAACGACATCCGCTTCCTGGGTTCTGGCCCCCGCGCCGGCCTGGGCGAACTGGCCCTGCCGGAGAACGAGCCGGGCTCGTCGATCATGCCGGGCAAGGTCAACCCGACCCAGTCCGAAGCCCTGACCCAGGTCTGCGCGCAGGTGTTCGGCAACCACTCGACCCTGACCTTCGCCGGCAGCCAGGGCCACTTCGAGCTGAACGTCTTCAACCCGGTGATGGCCTACAACTTCCTGCAGTCGGTCCGCCTGGTGGCCGACGCCGCGATCAGCTTCACCGACAACTGCGTGGTCGGCATCGAGCCGCGCGTCGACAATATCAAGAAGGGCGTCGAGAACAGCCTGATGCTGGTCACGGCCCTGAACGGCAAGCTGGGCTATGACGCCTGCGCCAAGATCGCCAAGACCGCGCACAAGAACGGCACCACCCTGCGCGAGGAGGCCGTCGGCGGCGGCTATCTGACGAACGAAGAGTTCGACCAGTATGTCCGTCCGGAGAAGATGATCTCGCCGGGCTGA
- a CDS encoding YceI family protein yields MKRLLAAMIAGAALSVAAAPAFAEEVAYKLDSSHTETFFSIDRMGFTSILGLFAQSEGTIWLDEAAPEKSRVEATVAVGSILTANTARDEHLKAERWLNAAKNPTMTFKSTKVEKTGDTTAKVTGDMTVMGVTQPVTLDVKLNKIGVGNNQKKQAGFTITGQISRKAFGHTIGAGAIGDAVNIRIEALAVAQ; encoded by the coding sequence ATGAAACGCCTGCTCGCCGCCATGATCGCCGGCGCCGCTCTGTCGGTCGCCGCCGCCCCGGCCTTTGCCGAAGAAGTCGCTTACAAGCTGGATTCTTCACACACCGAGACCTTCTTCTCGATCGACCGGATGGGCTTCACGTCGATCCTGGGCCTGTTCGCCCAGTCGGAAGGCACAATCTGGCTGGATGAAGCCGCGCCCGAGAAGTCGCGCGTCGAGGCCACCGTCGCCGTCGGCAGCATTCTCACCGCCAACACCGCGCGTGATGAACATCTGAAGGCCGAGCGCTGGCTGAACGCCGCTAAGAACCCGACCATGACCTTCAAGTCGACCAAGGTGGAGAAGACGGGCGACACCACCGCCAAGGTCACCGGCGACATGACCGTTATGGGCGTGACCCAACCGGTCACCCTGGACGTCAAGCTCAACAAGATCGGCGTCGGCAACAATCAAAAGAAGCAGGCTGGGTTCACCATCACCGGCCAGATCAGCCGCAAGGCGTTCGGCCACACGATCGGGGCGGGCGCGATCGGTGATGCGGTCAACATCCGGATCGAAGCTCTGGCGGTTGCCCAATAG
- a CDS encoding RusA family crossover junction endodeoxyribonuclease, translating into MEHCDGSGRDDGRVSQALDGMDWTHHGKVRARETGGELTLVVDGLTTQGKYYKPLIYEFFRKSWRGSRPAWGEFSVEIGMEYVGEPPWMDLDNLAKALLDAIKGYAFHDDAQVARLLVERRPGERERIVIQVRKLTSSLMRRTLED; encoded by the coding sequence CTGGAACACTGTGATGGCTCTGGCCGGGATGATGGACGCGTGAGCCAGGCGCTCGATGGCATGGACTGGACCCACCACGGAAAGGTCCGCGCCCGCGAGACGGGCGGCGAGCTGACCCTCGTGGTCGATGGCCTCACCACCCAGGGCAAGTACTACAAGCCGCTGATCTACGAGTTCTTTCGCAAGTCCTGGCGCGGCTCACGGCCGGCCTGGGGTGAGTTCAGCGTCGAGATCGGCATGGAATATGTCGGCGAGCCGCCGTGGATGGATCTCGACAACCTGGCCAAGGCCCTGCTGGACGCGATCAAGGGCTACGCCTTCCACGACGACGCCCAGGTCGCCAGATTGCTGGTCGAGCGACGGCCGGGCGAACGCGAGCGGATCGTGATCCAGGTGCGGAAGCTGACCTCAAGCCTTATGCGGCGCACGCTCGAAGACTGA
- a CDS encoding DUF5367 family protein produces the protein MSKLDGLAFGGTGLAAWSAATLFYAAFGGGVLESAFWFYALNAFAAAAVVTFAFQAVARLTHTPRRRRLFPMLMFSTPGLVAGALVVSRYAEVMPTTDPVSAGRYGAFLVVLYVAVAASVFERAPHKA, from the coding sequence GTGTCAAAACTGGACGGTCTGGCGTTTGGGGGGACAGGACTAGCGGCCTGGTCGGCGGCCACCCTGTTCTACGCAGCTTTCGGTGGGGGCGTTCTCGAAAGCGCCTTCTGGTTCTATGCACTGAACGCGTTCGCGGCCGCGGCGGTCGTGACCTTCGCCTTTCAGGCGGTGGCGCGGCTGACGCACACACCGCGCCGCCGCCGCTTGTTTCCGATGCTGATGTTCTCGACGCCAGGCCTGGTCGCCGGCGCGCTGGTCGTGTCGCGCTACGCCGAGGTCATGCCGACGACCGATCCGGTCAGCGCCGGGCGCTACGGCGCGTTTCTGGTCGTCCTGTACGTGGCCGTGGCGGCGTCAGTCTTCGAGCGTGCGCCGCATAAGGCTTGA
- a CDS encoding nucleoside 2-deoxyribosyltransferase, whose translation MKPVRSLWLAGPEAWLPDFDIQASRQRALCLEAGLEALVPARMPVGDTGDELEARQFYAARMAQLRQADAGVINLTPFRGPTADTATVFEAGVLAGLGKPTFAYMNVTHEIQAEYVARVDTALGATLDEDRIWRDGDGCMIEDHGLPETVMLWGEARRLFVIVTEDPLRDLTGLELCLEALALYAE comes from the coding sequence ATGAAACCCGTTCGTTCCTTATGGCTGGCCGGCCCAGAGGCGTGGCTCCCCGATTTCGACATCCAGGCGTCGCGTCAGCGGGCGCTATGCCTTGAAGCCGGGCTCGAGGCCCTGGTCCCCGCCCGCATGCCTGTCGGCGATACGGGCGATGAACTCGAGGCTAGACAATTCTACGCGGCTCGCATGGCGCAATTGCGCCAGGCCGACGCCGGCGTCATCAACCTGACCCCATTTCGGGGCCCCACGGCCGACACCGCGACGGTGTTCGAGGCGGGCGTGCTGGCGGGATTGGGCAAGCCGACGTTCGCCTACATGAACGTGACCCACGAAATCCAGGCGGAGTATGTCGCGCGCGTCGATACCGCGCTCGGCGCGACTCTGGACGAAGACCGTATCTGGCGTGACGGCGACGGCTGCATGATCGAAGACCACGGTCTTCCTGAGACCGTCATGCTTTGGGGCGAGGCGCGTCGCCTTTTCGTGATCGTCACCGAAGATCCGCTGCGCGACCTCACGGGACTGGAATTGTGCCTAGAGGCGCTGGCGCTCTACGCCGAATAG
- a CDS encoding CAP domain-containing protein → MRTIARRTLLTTGLALAASSALAAPAAPWIAYERRLRGLLSDPPGGDFDPDFEETLLDLNNIYRQRQGRAPLAWDEGLRLAARAHAADVAVTGVFEHMTREGFSPAGRVGLFARDLVGAPGENIAMRRNASSAVTYDQIMNQWKTSPGHRANLLAPGFTHVGYGVFRQGPRVIAVGAYAEVSARLAGPAPLRVRTTDEIARALSYATPAIRQFSVSEPGGEVLTATYLEDRAATALTPGAWQLRPHLSTGERRYQVAWGPVFVLG, encoded by the coding sequence ATGCGGACTATCGCGCGTAGAACCTTGCTGACCACCGGCTTGGCCCTGGCGGCCTCCTCCGCCCTGGCGGCGCCGGCAGCCCCTTGGATCGCCTACGAGCGCCGCCTGCGCGGGCTGTTGTCCGATCCGCCTGGAGGTGACTTCGATCCCGACTTCGAAGAGACCCTGCTCGATCTGAACAACATCTACCGCCAGCGCCAGGGCCGCGCGCCGCTGGCCTGGGACGAGGGCCTCAGGCTCGCCGCCCGCGCGCACGCCGCCGATGTCGCGGTCACTGGCGTCTTCGAGCACATGACCCGCGAAGGGTTCTCTCCCGCCGGACGGGTGGGCCTGTTCGCGCGCGATCTGGTGGGCGCGCCCGGCGAGAACATCGCCATGCGACGCAATGCTTCCAGCGCCGTGACCTACGACCAGATCATGAACCAGTGGAAGACCAGCCCCGGCCACCGCGCCAATCTGCTGGCGCCGGGTTTCACCCATGTCGGCTACGGGGTGTTCCGTCAGGGGCCGCGCGTCATCGCTGTCGGCGCCTACGCCGAGGTCAGCGCTCGTCTCGCCGGTCCCGCGCCGCTACGCGTGCGGACGACGGACGAGATCGCCCGGGCCCTCTCTTATGCGACGCCAGCTATTCGGCAGTTCTCGGTGTCCGAGCCCGGGGGCGAGGTGCTGACCGCGACCTATCTGGAGGATCGCGCCGCCACGGCGCTCACGCCCGGGGCCTGGCAGCTGCGCCCTCACCTATCGACCGGTGAACGCCGCTACCAGGTGGCCTGGGGCCCCGTGTTTGTCCTCGGCTAG
- a CDS encoding GNAT family N-acetyltransferase yields MLQLVRIFDELPESFGDLVAEASGEGVRNMALLAESWRAGVHFEDDGKALLAAFLAGELAGIGAMTPEPAALEPARRLRRFYVRPALRRRGVATALASALIHEGFDSVRLLTVNARASQAAGAFWEALGFRSDAGGPWTHALRR; encoded by the coding sequence GTGCTCCAGCTCGTCCGCATTTTCGACGAGCTGCCGGAAAGCTTTGGCGACCTGGTCGCCGAAGCCTCCGGCGAAGGCGTGCGCAACATGGCGCTGCTGGCGGAAAGCTGGCGGGCTGGCGTGCACTTTGAAGACGACGGCAAGGCCTTGCTCGCCGCCTTCCTGGCCGGAGAGTTGGCGGGGATCGGCGCCATGACACCCGAACCCGCCGCCCTCGAACCCGCGCGGCGTCTGCGCCGCTTCTATGTCCGCCCCGCCCTGCGCCGGCGCGGCGTCGCCACCGCCCTCGCCTCAGCGCTGATCCACGAAGGCTTCGACAGCGTCAGGCTACTGACTGTCAACGCCAGGGCTTCCCAGGCCGCAGGCGCGTTCTGGGAAGCCCTGGGGTTTCGGTCGGACGCCGGCGGGCCTTGGACACACGCCCTACGCCGCTGA
- a CDS encoding SRPBCC domain-containing protein, whose protein sequence is MVTRLFDAPVEIVFEAWSKAELFQRWWVPKALGVPLRACEMDVRTGGGYRLEFGLDAANAMAFYGKYTDVTPPSRIVWTNEESGEITVTTVTFEDRAGKTLLTLSELYPSKEACDEALQGSAAGLPVQFEQLEELLPELVA, encoded by the coding sequence GTGGTGACCCGCCTTTTCGACGCCCCGGTCGAGATCGTCTTCGAGGCCTGGTCTAAGGCCGAGCTCTTTCAGCGTTGGTGGGTTCCCAAGGCGTTGGGCGTGCCTCTGCGAGCCTGCGAGATGGATGTCCGCACGGGCGGCGGCTATCGCTTGGAGTTCGGGCTCGACGCGGCCAACGCCATGGCGTTCTACGGCAAGTACACGGACGTGACGCCGCCCTCGCGGATCGTCTGGACCAATGAAGAGAGCGGCGAGATCACCGTGACGACGGTGACGTTCGAGGATCGGGCCGGCAAGACGTTGCTGACGCTCAGCGAGCTCTATCCCAGCAAGGAGGCCTGCGATGAGGCGCTCCAAGGTTCCGCCGCAGGTCTGCCGGTCCAGTTCGAGCAACTGGAGGAGCTTCTGCCGGAACTGGTGGCCTGA
- a CDS encoding polyprenyl synthetase family protein has product MDAAAATLPRKSGSVDRLVRLAEADMAGVNRLITDRMQSDVAIIPALAEHLIAAGGKRLRPLMTVAAARLAGADNDHFQKLAAAVEFIHTATLLHDDVVDGSQLRRGKVAAHLIWGGAQSVLVGDFLFARAFELMVETNSMKALEILARASRVIAEGEVLQLMRSHDLNLSQAVYLEIIQAKTAELFAAASEAGAVSAGVDAAQSQALRDYGLNLGLAFQLADDALDYGGATETLGKNAGDDFREGKATLPLLLAIARSGPREAEFWERAIGRREQTEADFRRARELIIGSGALDATLDLAADYADKAKAALAMFPANDWREALEELADFAVSRRA; this is encoded by the coding sequence TTGGACGCAGCCGCAGCGACCCTGCCCCGGAAGTCGGGATCGGTGGATCGTCTCGTGCGCCTCGCCGAGGCCGACATGGCGGGCGTCAACCGCCTGATCACCGATCGCATGCAAAGCGACGTGGCGATCATCCCCGCCCTGGCCGAGCACCTGATCGCCGCCGGCGGCAAGCGGCTGCGGCCGCTGATGACTGTGGCCGCCGCGCGGCTGGCCGGCGCCGATAACGACCATTTCCAGAAGCTCGCCGCCGCCGTCGAGTTCATCCACACCGCCACGCTGCTGCACGATGACGTCGTCGATGGCAGCCAGCTGCGTCGGGGCAAGGTCGCCGCGCACCTGATCTGGGGCGGCGCCCAGAGCGTACTGGTCGGCGACTTCCTGTTCGCGCGCGCCTTTGAGCTGATGGTCGAGACCAACTCGATGAAGGCGCTGGAGATCCTGGCCCGCGCCAGCCGCGTCATCGCTGAGGGCGAGGTTCTGCAGCTGATGCGCAGCCACGACCTCAATCTCTCGCAGGCCGTCTATCTGGAGATCATCCAGGCCAAGACCGCCGAGCTGTTCGCCGCCGCTTCGGAGGCGGGGGCTGTGTCGGCGGGCGTCGACGCCGCTCAGTCCCAGGCGCTGCGCGACTATGGCCTGAACCTGGGTCTGGCGTTCCAGCTGGCCGATGACGCCCTGGACTACGGTGGCGCGACCGAAACGCTGGGCAAGAACGCCGGCGACGACTTCCGAGAGGGCAAGGCCACCCTGCCGCTGCTGTTGGCGATCGCCCGCTCGGGCCCGCGCGAGGCCGAGTTCTGGGAACGGGCCATTGGTCGCCGCGAACAGACCGAGGCGGACTTCCGCCGGGCGCGAGAGCTGATCATTGGTTCCGGCGCGCTTGACGCCACGCTGGATCTGGCCGCCGACTACGCCGACAAGGCCAAGGCCGCGCTGGCGATGTTCCCGGCCAACGATTGGCGCGAGGCGCTCGAGGAGCTGGCCGACTTCGCGGTCAGCCGCCGCGCCTAG